The DNA window CGGGTTTTTTCTTTGGTCAGGTACGCGTTCAGCGTTTCGGCGGCAATACCCCAGCGAACCAGGTCGAAGAAGCGGGGGCTTTCGGTCGCGAACTCCAGCCGACGCTCAAACTGCAACGCTTTCCGGGCATACGACTGCGTCCAGTTGGCCGAACTGTATTGCTTGATCAGGTAGGCCGAGGGGTTGGTACCGTCGGCTTTTTTGGTGCGCCCGGTGCTGTTGGCTGCCCGCGCCCGTAGCTGGTTGATCAGCGGCAGGGCCAGTGCCTGCTGCCCCAGCTCGATGTACGCTTCGGCCTGAAACAGCAGCACGTCGGCGTAGCGGATGACGTCGATGTTTTTCGACACACCCATGAACGGACCCAGCTTTTTGTACGACGAACTGCTGGCCAGTTGCTGTGATTTCATTGCCTGGAAAAACCCGTACGTTCCCGGATCGCGCACCCAGCTATTGCTGAACGGCAGCGATGCGTTGTACTTGTAGGGGTGCCCGTCGATACCGATTGTGTGATCGACGCGGGGGTCGACGGTGGCGGTTTTGAAATCAATGACCGCGTCGTTGAACGTGTCGAACTTCGGCAGGCCATTGGCGTCGGTACCGAAGGCGTTGGCGAGGTTCTGACTGGGCTGGTGGAACCCGCAGCAGCCGTACTGTGGTGCCCCGTGGGGGTAGTTCAGGCCATCTTCGAAGTTGAGCCGCCCTACCGTCGTGCCATCGTTGATCGAGTACTGCACGGCAAAAACCGATTCAACACCATTGTCGTACTCGGGCAGAAAATTCTCCGCAAAATCGGGCTGGAGACTATACTTTCCCGAAC is part of the Spirosoma rhododendri genome and encodes:
- a CDS encoding RagB/SusD family nutrient uptake outer membrane protein — encoded protein: MSRANVALRSISDLTEASFPLKRTRQAELRFLRGHAHFMLKMLFKYVPYVDETLTNDQILATSNRQYTSDQLWDKIAADFQFAVENLPVTQSQPGRANKLSASAYLAKLRLYQAYEQDDNNKVTTINKDKLQQVVSLAQTVISSGKYSLQPDFAENFLPEYDNGVESVFAVQYSINDGTTVGRLNFEDGLNYPHGAPQYGCCGFHQPSQNLANAFGTDANGLPKFDTFNDAVIDFKTATVDPRVDHTIGIDGHPYKYNASLPFSNSWVRDPGTYGFFQAMKSQQLASSSSYKKLGPFMGVSKNIDVIRYADVLLFQAEAYIELGQQALALPLINQLRARAANSTGRTKKADGTNPSAYLIKQYSSANWTQSYARKALQFERRLEFATESPRFFDLVRWGIAAETLNAYLTKEKTRTSHLNGAVFTAGRDEYLPIPQREINFTKGLYKQNVGF